A window of Candidatus Palauibacter scopulicola genomic DNA:
CGCAGCCGCTCGATCCCGGCGATTTCGATCCGGCGGCGCTGTCCGTGTTCGGCCGCTGGAGCGGCGTGATGACGGGCTCCGTGCAGCTCTCGGACGATGGCCGGCGCATCCGCTTCGATCCCGGCGAGCCCTTCCACGCCGGCGAATCGGTCACCGCGTCGCTGCGCGCCGGAGAGAAGCTCGCGGCCGGCGGCGCCATGGAGACGGGCTTCGCGTGGAACTTCTGGATCCGGCCTCAGGCGGGCTCGCTCGACATGATCGACCGCGGCGCGCGCACGGTCCTCGACGACGGGGAGAAGCACGTCCAGCCCTACGGGGCCTACGCCGGCGACTTCAACGGCGACGGCTATCCCGACATCGCGATCCCCAACGAGGTCTCCGCGGACGTCCGCGTGATGTTCAACGACGGCAAGGGGGACTACAACGAGTTCCGCGTCCTCGACATCCCGGGCGGAAGCTGGCCGAGCCCCAACGAAGGGGCGGACTTCAACGGCGACGGCCTCACCGACTTCGTGGTCGGGAACGCGGGGAACGACCTCGTGTCCGTCTTCCTCGCCGACGGCGAAGGCTGGTTCGAGCTGGGGAGCAACATCGAGTCCGGACAGAACGTCCGCGGCGTGTGCATCGGCGACTTCGACCAGGACGGGTGGCCGGACGTGGCGGCCGTGAACATGTCCGTCGGACCCGAGGAGTCGCGCGGCAACGTGGCCATGCTGCTCAACAACGCCGACGGGACGGGCGATCTGCGGCGCGCCTCCGAGATCGCTTCGCCGGGGCAGGGCGAGAAGACGTGCGCGACGGCGGACGTGAACAACGACGGCCTGCCCGACCTGCTCGTCGGAGCCTACTTCACGGACGAGGTGCTCACCTACCTGGGGGACGGGCGCGGCAACCTGGAGCTGGGCACGCGCGTGCGCGCCGGCGGCAAGCCGTGGATGATCGTGGCGGGCGATGTGAACGGCGACGGGAACGTCGACGTGATGTCCGCGAACCGTGAAGGGAACAACGTGGGCGTCCTCCTCGGCGATGGCGCGGGCGGCTTCGCGGATCCCGTCGAATACGAGACGGGCGAGTCGCCGCTGGCGGTCGACGTGGGCGACATCGACGGCGACGGCGACCTCGACGTGGTCACCAGCGACTTCGAGGGCAACAGCTTCACGGTGCACGAGAACGCGGGCGACGGAACGCTGGTGAACCCGCGTTCGTACGCGGCGAGCACGAACGGCTCGTGCGTCGTCATTCACGACCGCGACCTGGATGGCGATCTCGATCTCACCGGCGTGGATGAGACCGACGACAAGATCTTTCTCCTGGAGAACCCCGGGGGATGACCCGGTAGACGGGAAGATGGGAAGATGGGGAAGGTAGACCGGAAGGCGAAGCAGGAGTGGCGGGAGAAGCTCCCCGAGCCGGCCTACAAGGTGCTGTTCGAGGAAGCGACCGAACGCGCGGGGACGAGTCCGCTCAACGATGAGCAGCGTCCCGGGACGTTCGCGTGCGCGGCGTGCGGGGAGGCGCTGTTCACCACCGACATGAAGTACGACAGCGGCACGGGGTGGCCGAGCTTCTTCGAGACGCTTCCCGACGTCCTCGAGACGAAACGCGACTTCAAGCTCATCCTGCCGCGGACCGAATACCACTGCGCCCGCTGCGGCGGACACCAAGGTCACGTCTTCAACGACGGGCCCGAGCCCACGGGCAAGCGCTTCTGCAACAACGGCGTGGCCCTCCGGTTTATCCCTGACGAGGCTGACGAGGCTGACGAGGACTGAACCGGGCATCCCGGCGGTGCGCGAGGACGTGCGAGGCGAGGTGCGTGCGCTGATCCGGGGGGCCGGGGTCGTGGCCGGGGTCCTCGCCCTGTTGGCGACCCCGACCGGAGCGGCAGGCCAGCTTCCGGGCTCCAGCGGCGCCTGTGAAGCGCGGGCCGCGGAGACGCGCGCGGCCGGGGCGGCGGGCGCGCTCACGGACACGCCGACGGGCCGGGTGGCCGCCGACCTCCATTGCATCAGTCTCTTCTCGACCGCGCGGGGCGGCGACGCGCAGGGATTCGTTGAACTCGGGCGGGTGCCGTCGCCGTTCGGCGTGACGGTGACGCCGTCCGGCCACCATGTCCGCGCGTTGACCGCGCACATCGAGGGCCTCCCGCCGCCCTCCAGCCTGGGGCCGTACACGGTCTACATGGCGTGGGCGACGCCGCTCGAACTGGCTCCGGTCGTGCCGCTGGGGCCGGTCGGGAACGGCGAGCACGCGCTGGGGCGCGTCGCGTTCAACAAGTTCCTCGTGATGGTCAGCGCGGAGGCGTCGGCCGACGTCGCGACGCGCGAGGGGCCGCTCGTGCTGCGCGGGCGCTCGCCGTCCGCGCTCATGGAGGCGCACGACCTCCTGGCCCTGGCGCCGTCGGCGACGCGGCGGGTGGCCGACCGGGCCCCGAGTCGCTGGGACGCACCGCCCGCGTACCCCGGCATCGCCATGCTGCCCGGCGTGATGGACCTCGAACCGCGCGCCCGCCCCGCGAGCCTCGAGAGCGCGGCCGACGTACCCCCGTGGGAGACGCTCCCCGAGGCAGCCGCGCGCCGGGTCGTCGACCTCCCCGACGGCGGCACGCTCGACCTCGAGGCGACCATCGTCCGCCGCGAAATCGAAGGCCGCCGCCTCGCGATGCTCGCCTTCAACGGCCAGCACCCCGGGCCACTCATCCGCGTCCCCGAGCAGTCCACCATCTTCGTGAACTTCACGAACCGGACCCCGTATCCGACGGCGGTGCACTGGCACGGCATCCGGCTCGAAAACGCGTTCGACGGCGTCCCCGGCCTCACCCAGGATCCCGTCGCCCCCGGGGAGTCCTTCCAGTACCGGATCTTCTTCCGGGACGCGGGCATCTACTGGTACCACCCGCACCACCGTGAGGACGTCCAGCAGGAACTGGGCCTGTACGGGAACCTCCTCGTCGACCCCGCCGACCCGGACTACTACGGGCCCGCGAACCGCGAGGAAGTCCTCATGCTCGACGACATCCTCCTCGACGACGACGGACTCGTGGACTTCGGGGAGGAATCGGCGAACTACGTGCTCATGGGCCGGTTCGGGAACCGTCCTTTGGTGAACGGGGAGCCGAGCTACGAACTGGAAGTCGACCGGGGCGAGGTCGTCCGCTTCCACCTCACGAACGCCTCGAACACGCGCACCTTCAACCTCTCCTTCGTGGACACGGAACGCGGCGGACTTCCCGATCCCGACCAGCGCGTCGCGAACCCCGATGTCGATGATCCCCATCGTCTTCCGATGAAGGTCATCGCCTCCGACGTGGGCCGCTTCGAGCGCGAGGAACGGGTCCGAAGCGTGGTCCTGGCTCCCGCGGAGCGCTACGTGGTCGACGTGCGCTTCGACCGTCCGGGAACGCACGCGCTCGTCAACCACGTACAGGGGATCAACCACCGGCAGGGCGTCTTCCGGGCCGAACTTCGGACTCTGGGGACCGTCACCGTGGCGCCACGGGCCGCGGCCCACGACCACGGGCCCTCCTTCGAGACCCTGCGCGAACATGCGGACGTCATCGCGGACATCGACCGCTATCGGCCGCGCTTCGACGACGATCCCGATCACGAACTCGTAATGACGCTCGAGACCGAGGATCTCCCGCTCCCCATCGAACGCTCGATGGCCTACGACTGGGTCTACTTCAACCCGGTGGAATGGACCGGGACGATGCCCCGCATGAACTGGGCCACGACCGGCCGCGAGATCCGCTGGGTTCTGAGGGAGACGGCCACCGGGCGGGAGAACGAGGAGATCGAGTGGAACTTCGCCGTCGGGGATGTGGTGAAGATCCGCGTCGTCAACGACCGCGGCGCCTTTCACGCCATGCAGCACCCACTGCACATCCACGGCCAGCGCTTCCTTGTCTTGTCGCAGAACGGGGTGCCGAACCCGAACCTGGTGTGGAAGGACACGGTCCTGTTGCCCGCCGCATCGACGACGGACATCCTGCTGGAACTGTCGAACCCCGGCCGCTGGATGATCCACTGCCACATCGCGGAACACCTCGAAGCCGGCATGAAGATGACGATGAACGTCGCCGACGCCCCGCCGTGACCGGAAATAGCATGAAGACAGCGATTTACCTGCCTGACGATCTATTCGCCGCAGCCGACTCGCTCGCGAAACGGATGGGTATCTCGCGAAGCGAACTCTACGCGACGGCGGTGGCCGAGTATGTGGCGAAGCACTGCAGCGAGGACATCACTGCGAGCCTGAACGCCGTCTACGCAGACCGTTCCGGTGAAGTCGACCCTGCTCACCGTCGCGCGCAGGCCCGCTCGATCGCCGAAGAGTGGTAGAATCAGGTCGGAGCCGGGGCGGAAGCTCCTCCTGATCTGCAGAGACGGAAACAACCGTCAAATAAATATCTCTTGACATACCAACGAATTACGAAGCTTGCGCCTGATCTGACGGGTTCCCGATCAAATAAACGGCGGTCTCTTGGAGCCTGCCGCAAATCCCTGAAAAGATCGAGCCCGACGGGCATGGGGACCGTCGAGTGGAAGGATGGGTCTCGCTCAGGACCCTGCCCAGAACGGCAGATACCGCCGTGCCCGGGGACCCGTCTCGGGATCCGCCACCGCGATTAGCCCCTTGTTCACCGCATCGGCGAGGATGCGGGATGCCATCGAGGCATTCCTGTCGGCAATCCCGAAACGTGCCCGGAGGGAGGAGTTCGTCATGGGCTGCTGGGTCACGTAACGAAGGCATGCATGCATGTAGCACGCGTGAAGCCGCTCCTGGCGGTCCATCTCGCGCAGCGGTTTGTGAGCGAACAGGATGGCACGCGTGAATCCTGGCGGTCTCTCGAACACAGGGGCCGGCAGCGCGTAGCTCTCCACGGCGTGAACGACCTTGTCGATGCCGGAACCTCGCTCCTCGCAGATGTTCAGGCGGCGCATGAGCGACGCGAGCCTCTCGTTACGGGAGTGGGGCTGCGTGTCGAGGAGGCGACTCGTGTCCATCAGCGGCTCACCGGGATTGCTGATCTCGAGGCGGCGGTCGAAGATCTCGATCATCGGCCCGGCGCCGGTCATCGAGAAGTCCTGGTGGATGAGGGCGTTAGCTACGAGTTCCCGGATCGCAATCGGCGGGAACATCGGCACCTCGCGGCGGAACGCCGGTCCCAACTCCTCGTTCGATGGCGTCCAGGCGCGGATGTGGCTTACGAGTCCCCCGAAACCGGTCGCGTACCCCTTGCCCCCTTCCTGCTCCCGCTCCACGTCCATGCGCCCGGAGCCGCGGTAGTGAATCAGGCGGACGGCTTTCCGCTTGAGTTCGGGGAAGTCCGCGAGTCGGCGGGCAAACAGAATGGCGCCCAGGTTGGTGATATCGTAGCCGCCGGCTTGGCTTGGCCTGATGAGCCGGTCGTGGGTCAGCGCTTGGAGGATGGCTTCGCGCCCATCAGCCGGCGGGACTTCAAGCAATTGAAAGTACGCCGGATAATCCAGCGCTTGGAGGACATCCGGCCCATCAAGGTGCTCCGCGGAAACGCCGTCCTCGAAGACGGAATCCAGGAAGAGGCGCCAGAGCTCCGTCTCTTTCGCCGGGTGGTCGCGCAGCCTCCGCGTCGGGCTGCCGAGGCGAATGAACTCGGTGCGCTTGAAGGCTACGGGGCGACTCGTCGCGCGGGGAACCCGAAGCAGGACAATCCGCGCTCCATCCACCTCGACTTCCTCGAAGCGGAAATCCACCTGCGGTTCCAGCGACCGTGCCAGCCAAGGCTCGATGAGCTCGTTCCCCTTCTTCGTTGAACCGGGAACGAAGTCGGTTCCCACCAGATCGTGGGTGCTGTTTCTCACACCCCAGAACACGTAGCCGAATGGTTCGCCGTGAAGCGCCGCCGAGTTGGCCAGAGCCGAGATGTACTCGCCGACGGCTTCGGGACGGCTGTAGTTCCGCTTGAATTCCACCCACTCCGTCTCGTGGGCAAGGGCGCAGCACCGGCGCACCAAGTCCGCGAGGTACGAGGATGAGCGAGGCGTCACCGGGTGCGTCCTTTCGCGAAGCGAGTCATCGTCATGTTCGATGTCCATTCTAGCGTCACAAGGGGTTCGGTGTTCGATGATGCCGCCGCACGAGCTTGGGCGTCGGCGAGACCATCGCTCTCACGATAGCCTCCACCACGCTCGAAATGGAAACAACCGTCAAATAAATATCTCATTATTTTTCAACGCGTTACGATGGTTTGTCCCAATCTGGCGGGTTCCCGGTCAACTAAAACCCACCATGAATTGAAGCCCCGTACGCCCCTCCTCGTCCATGCAGCCCCCCCCCGAACGGCGTCTCCGCGGGGCCTGCCGTGCCGCGGACTGCTGCCACCTGCACGGGCTGCGGCAACACCCCTGACGAGCGATCCCGGCCGGCTCAGATGCGGCATGGCAGGCAGGACGCGGTGCTGTTGCCCGCCGTATGGAAGGGGAGCATGATGCTGGAGCCGTCAGAATCCGGCCAACGAGTAATCCACGGCCACGTCGCGAAAGGACACCTCGATGACTGCCGCCCGTCTCCGCCGCACTCCGCTCCTCGTGCTCGTCGCGACCATCCTGTGCCTCGCGGTCGGCGTACCCTCCGCTGCGCGAGCGCAGGAAGCGATGGAGGACTTCATCGCGGTGCAGGCGCCCACCGTGGCGCTCACGAACGTGAAGGTCATCGACGGCACCGGCGGCCCGGCGCGCGAGGGGCAGACCATCGTCATCCGGGACGGCCGCATCGCCGACGTCGGCCCCGCTGACGAGGTGGCGGGCCGGATCCGGAACGCGCAGGTGCTCGACCTCTCCGGGCACACCGTCATCCCCGGTCTCATCGGGCTTCACAACCACAGCTACTACACGGGCGGGAACGGCCGCGCGGCGCAGCTCTCCTTCTCCGGGTCGCGGCTCTATCTCGCCTCCGGCGTGACGACGATCCGGACGACGGGGGCGCGCGCGCCGTACGAGGAGATCAACCTCAAGCGGGCCATCGACGAGGGGCGCACCATCGGCCCGAACATGTTCACGACCGGTCCCTACCTCACGGGGCAGGAGGGTTCGCAGTCCATGGCCCAGCTCGAGGGGCCGGAGCAGGCCCGACGTCTCGTCCGCTACTGGGCCGAGGAGGGCGTGCCCTGGTTCAAGGCCTACACCTGGATCAGCCGCGAGGAACTCGGCGCGGCGATCGACGAGGCGCACCGGCACGGCGTGAAGGTGACGGCCCACCTCTGCTCCGTCGGATACAGGGAGGCGGTGGCGCTCGGGATCGACAACCTGGAGCATGGCCTGCTCGCGAACAGCGAGTACTTCCCCGGCAAGGAGCCGGACGACTGTCCGTCGGGGTTCCGGAACGGCTACGGCGACCTCGATGTGGATTCCGAGGAGGTGCAGGAGACGTTCCGCATGATGATCGAGAACGACGTCGCGATGACCTCCACGCTGGCCGTGTACGAAATCTCCGTGCCTGGCCGGGGTCCGATCGACGAGCGCGTCTACGACATCCTAGCCCCGGAAATCGCCGCGGAAGTGAGGGAAATCGCGGACCTGCGGCGGAACGCGACCCTCGATTCCGGGATCGGCATCCACCCCGACGTCTACCAAAAGGCGCTCGAGTACGAATACGCCTTCGTGCAGGCCGGGGGCACGCTCGCGGCCGGGGTCGATCCGACGGGGTACGGCGCGGCGCCTCCGGGCTACGGCGACCAGAAGAACTACGAACTGCTGCTCGAGGCCGGCTTCACGCCCGCCGAAGTCGTGCGGATCATGACCGCGAACGGTGCCAGAGTGCTGGGAATCGACGACGAGACGGGAACGATCGAGGTCGGCAAGGTCGCGGATCTGGTCGTGCTGGAGGGCGACCCCGAGGCGGACGGCCACATCCGCGAGACCCGCATCGTCTTCAAGGGCGGCGTGGGCTGGGACGCGCCCAAACTCATCGAGTCCGTCCGCGGCATCGTCGGCATCCGCTGACCGGCCGTCCCCGGTGAACTCGCGACTGGCGGCGAACTCGCGACTGGCGGCCTCGCGAGGAGAGGTGTCGGTCCGCCTCTCGGGCCTGACGATCATCGCTCTCCTGGCCGGTGTCCTCGGCGGCCCGCGGCCCGCCGCCGCGCAGGTGACCGCTGCGGACTCCGCCGCGGTGCTCGTCGCGACCGCAGGCGACTTCGAGGAGCGCGGCGAACTCGAGGTTGCCCGGGCTCTGTATGAGGAGATCGTCCGCCGCTACCCCGACACCCCGGGTGCGGCGCTGGCCCGGGCTCGGCTGGGAGGGTTGGGGGCGCCGGCGGGGGCTGTACCGGCGGGGCTGGGGCAGGGCGGCGTCCTCCAGGACCAGCGCGGCGATACGGAGTTCCGGGTCTGGTCCACGCTCTACGGTCTGTGGCTGGGGGGCGTCGCCGTACCCATGCTGGCCGATGCGACCAGTTCGGAGTCCCACGGCGTCGGACTTCTGCTCGGCGGGCCCGTGGGCTACCTCGCCGGCCGCGTGTTCTCGCGTTCCCTTTCGGTGGGGCGATCGCGCACGATCAGTTGGGCCGGCACGTGGGGCACCTGGCAGGGCGCGGGCTGGGCGCACGCGCTGAATCTCGGCGCCGATCCGGACTGCGAGTATTGCGATCCGGACGAGCAGGACGCGGTCACCGCGGCGGTGGCCGGCGGACTGACCGGCATCGTCACGGCCGCACTGCTCGCGCGGGACACCTCGGAAGGCACGGCCGCGGCGACGTACCTGGGCAGCCTTTGGGGGACGTGGTTCGGCCTCGGGGGAGCGGTTACGCTGGACCTGGACGACGACGCGATGTGGGCGAGCACGCTCCTCGTGGGCAACGCGGGCCTGATCGCCGGCGCGCTGGCCGGGAGCCGGTTCGACCTGTCCTCCCGTCGCGCGCACATGATCAGCCTCGGGGGCCTGATCGGCGGTTTCGGCGGGGTCGGCATTGCGCTCATCACGAAACCGGACAGCGACAGCGGCGCCTTCGCGATTCCGCTCGCGGCGAGCCTCGCGGGTCTGGGCCTGGGGGTCCTGCTGACCCCGGAGGACGACGGCGCTCCGGAGGGAGAGTCGAGCGCGGCCGGCGCGGCGTCCGGTTCGTTGTCGCCGGCCCTTCTGAACTGGTCGGACGGAGGGCGGCTCGAGGTCGGCCTCCCGCTGCCGTTCGCCACGACCGTCGTCGACCCGCGGCGGAACGGGCAGCGGCACACCGCCTGGAACGTCCCGCTCGTCAGCCTGCGCTTCTGAGCCGTATGCCGGACCGTCCGCTGAGAGACCGGGTGGCCGTCGTCGCCGGCGCGACGCGCGGCGCCGGGCGCGGCATCGCCCGCATGCTCGGCGAGGCGGGCGCCACCGTCTACTGCACCGGCCGCAGCGTCCGGGGCCATCCCGCCACGCCGGGACGCCCCGAGACGCTGGAGGAGACGGCGGAAATGGTGACGGCGGAGGGCGGCCGGGGGATCGCCGTCCGCACCGACCACACGGTCGAACCCGAGGTCGAGCGGCTCTTCGCCCGCGTCCGCGACGAGGCGGGCCGCCTCGACGTCCTCGTGAACGACATCTGGGGCGGCGACGCGCTGACCGAGTGGGGGAAGCCCTTCTGGGAACTCTCCGTCGCGCAGGGAGCGCAACTGCTGGAGCGCGCCGTCCACACCCACATCATCACGAGCCGGCACGGCGCCCCGCTGATGGTCGAGCGCAACGCCGGCCTCATCGTCGAAGTCACCGACGGCGACACGTTCGGCTACCGCGGCAACCTCATCTACGACCTGGCGAAGAACGCGGTCGTCCGGCTCGCCTACGCCATGGCCGCCGACCTCCGTCCGCACGGCGTCACCGCGCTCGCGATCACCCCCGGCTTCCTGCGCTCCGAGGCGGTGCTCGACCACTTCGGCGTCACCGAGGTGAACTGGCGCGACGCGGTCGAGAAAGACGAGTACTTCGCCGAGTCCGAGACGCCGTGCTACGTCGGCCGCGCGATCGCCGCCCTCGCGGCCGACCCGAACGTCGCGTCCAAGGCGGGCGGACTGTTCTCGAGCTGGACCCTGGCGAAAGAGTACGGCTTCACCGACATCGACGGCCGCCAGCCCGACTGGGGCACGTTCTTCCTGAAGAAGGTGGGAGAAACCCTCGAACGGGACGCGTCGCCAGACGAGATGGATGTTTTCGTCATCCGCAGCCGGCTCTACCAGGCGGAACTCGACCCGTCCGCCAGTGACGAGGCCGACCGCCTCCGCGCCTGGCTCGCCCGCCACGAGTAGCGGATCTTCCGACCACGTTCCCGCGGGAACGCGCCGGAGCCCCTTCCGAGTCCAGCTACGAGACGGTCGGCACCTCGAGTCCCGCCGCTCGTGCCGCGTCCCCGAGCGTCCGATCCAGCGTGGCAAGCGGCAATCGCATCCGGACGGCCAGTTCCAGGTACATGGCATCGTAGACGGAGAGCCCGTGCGCGTGGGCGACTTCGAGCACTGGTCCACGGATGCGGGATGTGGAAGCGGGATCGATCGTGAGCGGCAGCGCTTCCAGGTTTCCCCAGATCCGCGGCCAGTCGGTTTCGGCGATCCGCCCCCGGCGCGTAGCGACGAGCAGCACGTTCGCGACCTCGACCGGCCACAGGGACGGAACGAACGCCCGTCTCTCCCTCAACGCATCGCGGAGCCGAGCGGTCTCCTCCGTCGCCTCGTCCGGGAACACCCAGGCCATCGTGACGGAACAGTCGAGCACGAACGTCAACGCCGGCGACCCTCCTCGATCATGTCCCGAACGGAGAGCCCGCCGAGACTGTGCGTCTCCTGGAACGCCTTCAGGTCGTCGATCGCGGCCTGAACCTTGTCGGGGTCGGTCGTACGGAAGGGGATCAACTCCGCAACCGGACGGCCGTGCCTCGTGATGACGAAGCGCTCCCCCGTCTGCACGCGCCGCAGGAGGCGGGGCAGGTGCGTCTTGGCTTCAAAGGCGCCGATGTCCGGCATGTTCATGCTCCTCCTCGGATCGAATCCGGAGGATTTCAACTAGACTGATACTAGTCTGACTTGGCGGAGCCACGCAACGCTGTCGTCTGGCGCAGGCACCCCGGCTATCGGGGGAGAACGGGTCAGAAGCCGATGGACCTGGACACCTTCGCGGCGAAGACGCGCTCGACGGTCATGCCGGCGGCCAGGTCCCGGCGCTCGGTGTAGACGAGGAAGATGTCGCTGAGCGGCGAATACAGGTAGTTGAAGCGCACGTTCGTCACGAACTGGTCCTCGGCCGCATTGTACTGGACGAAGGCGCTCGCGAAGACCTTCGTCGAGAAGCCGTAGTCGACCCGCCCGCCGAACACGTCCGCCGTGAACGCCCCGTCCGGGAGCGAGATGTCGTTGTGGTTCGCCGAGAGATCGACGGAGAGGTGATGGTTCGGCCGCCACATGAGGCCGCCCGACAGCGACGTCAGCGTCCCGTCGAAGAACCCGCCGCGCTCGACCCGGACGAATCCCGTCAACGCCCGGCCCGGCGCCGACCGGTACTGTACCGACCCCGAGCCGAAGTCGTAGCGGCCCGTCGGAATCGTCGCGTCCCTCGAGACCCGGAAGGGTTCCCGCAGCAGTTCGAACCGGTCCGTGTAGTTCAGCGTGAGCCCGCTGCCGTTCACGAACGAGACCCCGAACCCCGCCGTCCGGCTCCGGGTCACGAGAACGGACTCGAGATCCTGGATATAGTCGATCTCGATGTACGGATTGACCTCCTGCACGCCGGGCACCGGAGGCCGCGGGTGCAGTCCCACCGTCGCGTAGCTCTGCCGGATGTCGCGCCGGCGCACGAAGCCCACCGTCGGGTTGAAGTCCTCTCCCACATGGCGCCACAGTGCCGACACGTCCCACAGTTCGTCGCGCCAGCCGGCCCACATCCGGCCCGCAACGGCGTTCCCGTCCGCATCCGGCGAGTCCGTCCAGGCGAGGAACGGGGCGAGGAGCAGCGACGGGAGCGGCCTCAGGTTCGCATCGAAACCGACGTTGCGGTTGAAGTCGGGGTGTCCTCCGATGTCCGAGCCGGTCGCCTCCCGGTTGATGAAGATCGCCCCCACGTCCGACGTCCCGAACACGCTCCGGCGCGCCCGCATGACCGAGAAGTTCTCGGCCGGGAGGCCGCGGCCGGACCGGGTCTGGAGGTTCATGAGGCCGACCTCGAACCCGGCCGTCCGGCCCGTGAGCCGCGCGCCGCCGAGGATGGGGATCGGCTCGCCCCTCCCCGTGAGCCCGATGCGGCGCGAGTGGAAGAGGGTGAGGTCGCGCAGCGAGACGCCGGTCCGGTAGCTGCGCTCCGACTGGTCGCCGAAGGCGAACGTGCCGGAGTTCTCGACGAAGAAGTCCCGTTTCTCGGGGAAGAAGAGCGGGAAGCGGGTCAGGTTGACCTGCTCCTGGTCGACCTCCACCTGGGCGAAGTCCGTGTTGTAGGTGAGGTCGAGCGTGAGCCCCGGCGTGACTCCGAACTTCACGTCGAACCCGAGGTCGGCCTGGCTGCCGGCGCGCCCTTCGTCGACGAGCGTCCCCGTCTGGTCCTGCGCGAGGGCGTAGGGCTTCACCCGCAGGTTGAGTCCCGGCCCCACGCCCCGGAATCCCGTCAGCGTACCCGCCTTCGACATCTTGTGGATCTGGTCGCGCCGGTCGAGCGGCGCCCAGAACGTGTCCTCCGCCTTGCGCCGGATGCGGCGCAGGATCTGGAGTCCC
This region includes:
- a CDS encoding DUF5916 domain-containing protein → MAQEPGQEGPARIAVESAPRPTASALRTDAPPTVDGRLDDPVWRQAQPLTGFVQSRPDTGAPATENTVVYFAYDDRALYIGAICQDSEPDRYFISSLKQDFNSGSSDVFGVALDTYLDRRNGFMFLVNPGGALKDVQLFDDSRSENQAWEGPIRVETARDDEGWSVEIEIPFSTLRFNPSEEDQTWGLQILRRIRRKAEDTFWAPLDRRDQIHKMSKAGTLTGFRGVGPGLNLRVKPYALAQDQTGTLVDEGRAGSQADLGFDVKFGVTPGLTLDLTYNTDFAQVEVDQEQVNLTRFPLFFPEKRDFFVENSGTFAFGDQSERSYRTGVSLRDLTLFHSRRIGLTGRGEPIPILGGARLTGRTAGFEVGLMNLQTRSGRGLPAENFSVMRARRSVFGTSDVGAIFINREATGSDIGGHPDFNRNVGFDANLRPLPSLLLAPFLAWTDSPDADGNAVAGRMWAGWRDELWDVSALWRHVGEDFNPTVGFVRRRDIRQSYATVGLHPRPPVPGVQEVNPYIEIDYIQDLESVLVTRSRTAGFGVSFVNGSGLTLNYTDRFELLREPFRVSRDATIPTGRYDFGSGSVQYRSAPGRALTGFVRVERGGFFDGTLTSLSGGLMWRPNHHLSVDLSANHNDISLPDGAFTADVFGGRVDYGFSTKVFASAFVQYNAAEDQFVTNVRFNYLYSPLSDIFLVYTERRDLAAGMTVERVFAAKVSRSIGF
- a CDS encoding type II toxin-antitoxin system VapC family toxin yields the protein MLDCSVTMAWVFPDEATEETARLRDALRERRAFVPSLWPVEVANVLLVATRRGRIAETDWPRIWGNLEALPLTIDPASTSRIRGPVLEVAHAHGLSVYDAMYLELAVRMRLPLATLDRTLGDAARAAGLEVPTVS
- a CDS encoding type II toxin-antitoxin system prevent-host-death family antitoxin; protein product: MNMPDIGAFEAKTHLPRLLRRVQTGERFVITRHGRPVAELIPFRTTDPDKVQAAIDDLKAFQETHSLGGLSVRDMIEEGRRR